The sequence TTTCCTTCCGAAGCCGTTCATGGGCCGATTCCCAGCTCCCGTTCGGTCTCGGTGATGACGGCGGCGGCGAGGGCCCGGTCCTTGAGGAGGGGGAGGGAGGAGCGCCGGGCGTCCACCTGGAGGCGGGTGGCGCGGCGGGACACCTCCTCGAGCCTCACCTCCACCCGGTGGAGCCTGGCGCGGGCGGTGATGACGTCGCCCTCTTCGTCCGTTTTCCAGCCGCGCTCGATCGGCAGCCGCATGCGCGCCAGGGCGCGGTCCACGGCGCGGCGGACCTCGCGGTTGCCCTCGGGCAGCACCTTGTGGGCGACGCTGGAGGCCGTGTACTCGACGCCGGCCACGGAGACGGTCGCCAGGACGCCGGCCGCCATGGGGCACCCGCCCAGGAGGGGAAGGGACGCCGCGAGGAGAATCATCGGGAGCGGCGAGAAGGATCGGCCGTGGCCCACGGGGGTTTTCCACTGCCGGGCGGGGCGCGAGTGCCGCGCACAGGTTACACCGGGGGCGGAGGGGGTTCAAGCGTTGACACCCCGGCGCCGGCATCGCAGAGTGGGCCTTCCTTTTTCCCTTGACGCATGGAGACCGGCCCGATGCACATCGATGTCCATTGCCACATCTACCCCCAGGAGTATTTCGATATCGTGGAGAAGGAAGGCCCGCGCTACGGGGTGCGGGTGTTCACGGACGAGAAGGGGGGGAAGCGCTGCGAGGTGAAGGGCCAGATGCAGCCGCCCCTCGAGCCCTTCACCGACGTGGGGATGCGGCTCGGGACGATGCGGGAGATGGGGCTGGACATGAACGTGCTCTCGTTCTCGTCGCGGCCGGGGGTGTACTGGGCGGACCCGGGGCTGGCGGAGGAGCTGTGCCGGGCCTCGAACGACGCCTACGCGCGGATCATCCGGGAGCACCCGGGGAAGTTCTCGGGCCTGGCGGCGCTGCCGGCCCAGGACGCCGAGCGCTCGGCCCGGGAGCTCGAGCGCTCGGTCCAGAAGCTGGGGCTGAAGGGCGGCTTCATGGGGACGAACGTGAACGGGCGCTACCTGGACGACGAGGGCTTCCTGCCCATCTACGAGGCGGCGGCGGGGCTCAAGGTGCCCATCATCGTGCATCCGGCCAACCCGGCGGGGATGGCGCAGA comes from Candidatus Tectomicrobia bacterium and encodes:
- a CDS encoding amidohydrolase, translating into MHIDVHCHIYPQEYFDIVEKEGPRYGVRVFTDEKGGKRCEVKGQMQPPLEPFTDVGMRLGTMREMGLDMNVLSFSSRPGVYWADPGLAEELCRASNDAYARIIREHPGKFSGLAALPAQDAERSARELERSVQKLGLKGGFMGTNVNGRYLDDEGFLPIYEAAAGLKVPIIVHPANPAGMAQMKDYHLFNLVGFTAESANSIGRLIFSGVFDRLPDLQFIFLHGGGTVPYLIGRYTHGWKVRPECRKIGRPPLEYLRGHFHFDCLVFHPPVVRFLTEIMGADRVLLGTDLPYDMTDRDIVRTIRDAGLSPEDHEKVTHRNAQTLLGL